The genomic stretch TTGGACGACGGGTAGTTGTCGAATCGCGACGGGGCACGACGCGGGCGGTGCGCCTCGATCCAGGCAGACATGGCGCGGCGATCTACACGCGCCTCGGGTGGCAAATCGACCGAGGATTTTTCAGCAATTGCAAGGGCATATTGCAGCTGTTTCTGCGTCACCGGCAGAATATGATAGTCGTTGCTGGGGCTCTCCAGCGATGTGGCCTTAGGCAGGTGGGCCATGATTATGATCCTCCGCTCCAGATGGAACAAATATAGAACATTCATGGAACTTTTTCAAGGTTTGCGCCGTTCAAGGCGCCTTGAGCGCCGTTTCTGAAGCAGCCTGTCCCGTCGTCATGCGACCATAAGTCGGGCGTAACCGACCTGCGTTTTTCACGCTTACTCAGAATCAAGGAATCACGGCATGAAATTTCAACCCACGGCCAGTCACTTCATCAATGGTGAGTACGTCGAGGATACCGCAGGCGAACAAATTGACGTGATCTATCCAGCCACAGGCGAAGTGATTGCCAAGCTGCATTCCGCCACGCCCGCAATCATTGATCAGGCGCTGAACGCCGCACAGGCCGCACAGGCCGAATGGGCGGCCATGTCGGGCACCGAACGCGGCCGCGTCCTGCGCCGGGCCGCCGACATAATGCGCGATCGCAACCGCGAGCTGTCGATCCTGGAAACCCACGACACCGGCAAGCCGTTGCAAGAAACCCTGGTGGCTGATGCAACCAGCGGCGCGGATGCGCTGGAGTATTTCGGTGGACTGGCCGCCTCGCTCACCGGCGAGCACATCCCGCTGGGTGGCGGTGATTTCGTCTACACCATCCGCGAGGCATTGGGCGTCTGCGTCGGAATCGGTGCCTGGAACTATCCCACGCAGATCGCCTGCTGGAAAGGTGCCCCGGCGCTGACCTGCGGCAATACGATGGTGTTCAAACCCTCGGAAACAACGCCCCTGTCGGCCCTAAAAGTCGCCGAGATCCTGATCGAGGCGGGCGCACCCAAAGGTGTCTACAACGTCGTCCAAGGCTACGGCAACGTCGGCGCCTCACTGATCACCGACGACCGCGTTGCCAAGGTTTCGCTGACCGGCTCGGTGCCCACCGGACGCAAAGTCTATGCCGCCGCTGCGGATGGCATGAAACACGTGACGATGGAACTGGGCGGCAAGTCCCCCATGATCGTGTTCGATGACGCCGACATGGAAAACGCCGTGTCAGGCGCGATCCTGGGCAACTTCTATTCCTCGGGCCAAGTCTGTTCGAACGGCACCCGCGTGTTCGTGCAAAAAGGCATCAAGGAAGCTTTCCTGAACCGCCTGTCCGAACGCCTTGCCACCGCCAAGATCGGCGATCCGCTGGACGAGGATGTGAACTTTGGCCCAATGGTCAGCGAAAACCAGATGAACATCGCGCTTGGCTACATCGAAAAGGGCAAAGCCGAGGGCGCGCGCCTGGTCTTTGGCGGCGCGCGGATCGAAGGCGACGGTTTCTACATGCAGCCAACCGTTTTTGCCGATGTCACCGATGACATGACCATCGCGCGCGAAGAGATCTTTGGCCCGGTCATGTCCGTTCTGGATTTCGACACCGAAGATGAGGTCCTGGCCCGCGCAAACGACACCGAGTTCGGCCTGGCCGCTGGTGTGTTCACCAACGACCTGACCCGCGGGCATCGGATCGTGGCCGGGTTTGAGGCAGGCACCTGCTATATCAACACCTACAACCTCGCTCCAGTCGAAGCACCCTTTGGCGGTTCCAAGATGTCAGGTGTCGGGCGTGAGAATTCAAAACTGGCAATCAACCACTTCAGCGAGATGAAGACCGTCTATGTCTCGATGAACGACGTCGAAGCGCCCTATTGATCAAAAGGCCCGGCAAACCTCTGCCGGGCCAATCCATCTCCACCGGCTGGGTATCGGGGCGCGCTGTGCTAGGTTTTGTGCAAGCCCATTTTTCAGCCCAACGCATTCGGAGGTCCCATGTCACAATATCCCCGCACCTTTTCCCACATCGGCCTGTCTGTTCCAAACGTCGACGCAGCAGTCGAGTTCTATTCCAAGGTCATGGGCTTTTATGTGATCATGCCACCCACGGACGTCACAGAAGATGACAGTGACATCGGCGTCATGTGCACGGATGTGTTCGGGCCAGAATGGCGCAAGCTGCGCATCGCCCACATGGCGACCGGTGACCGCGTGGGCATCGAGCTGTTCGAGTTTGACGGGAATTATCCCCCCGAAAACAACATGGATTTTCGCCGCAACGGGACCTTTCACTTCTGCATTCAGGATCCAGACGTCGAAGGATTGGTTGAAAAAATCGTGGCGGCGGGTGGCAAACAGCGTATGCCAATCCGATACTACTATCCCGGTGAAAAACCCTACCGAATGGTCTATGTTGAGGACCCGTTCGGGATCGTGTTCGAGCTCTACAGTCATTCCTATGAGCTAACCTATTCCTCGGGCGCTTATAGCTCTCAGGGGCAGGACCCATCACAAACTGACGAATGATCACGCACGATATTCAATATCAATTCGCACCTTTAGGGCTAGAAAGTTTTGCGTGTCATTGCATAACTCTGACCGTAGCTTGCGCTCGACCATCTGCGCCAACCTGACGGAGCCCTCATGACACACATCACCCCCGAGTTGCTGACCGATATCCGTGACCGGTTTGCCCAGATCGACCATTGCCCGCAGCAGGGCGAGCGTATCTTCTTTGAAAACGCAGGCGGCGCGCTAACGTTGAACTCGGTGGTGGATACATCGCAGGCCTACGCCGCGATCCCCGACAACCAGGGCCGCGACAACCCGGGCAGTCACGAGTTGGTGCGTGTGATCACCAAAGCCAAGGAAGACATGGCCGTCTTCATGAACGCGCCGGGGGGTCAGTTCTTTGTTGGTGAAAGCGGCACCGAGTTGCTGTTCCGCCTGATCATGAACGCCTGCCTGGGCACAGGTGCGGGTCAGGTTCTGGGCACCACCCTTGAACACCCCGCGACCCGTAGCGCCTGCGACCGTTGGGCCCGTGTGGCTGGGCAAAGCCATGTATTGGTCGCGCATGACGACGACACCGGCACAGTCACGGCGGATGCTTATGCCGCCAAGGTAACCCCCGACACCAAGGTCGCCACCATCGTCCATACGTCGCCCGTGACCGGCATGGGGGTCGATGTCGAAAGCGTCGTAAAAGCCATCCGCGCCGTTGCGCCCGAGTGTTTCATCATCGTCGACGGCATCCAGCACGCCGCCCACGGGCGGATCGACCTGACCGCCTATGACGTCGATGGCTATGTGATCTCGCCCTACAAAGTGTTCTCGCGCCACGGCTATGGCGTCGCCTGGATCTCGGACCGGCTGACCCATCTGCCGCACAACTCGCTGATCGACGGCCCGGAAGACAACTGGGAAATGGGCACGCGCGACACAGGCTCTTATGCCACCATGTCCAATGTGGTGTCGTACTTCGAATGGCTAGGCGAACAGGTGAGCGACGCCGCCACCTCTAACCCCAAAGACCGACGCGCCAAATTCGTCGCCGCAGGTGAGGCGATCCACGCTCAGGAAAAAGCCCTGACCGACGCGATGATCCACGGCACCGGCAACTTGGCGGGCCTCAAGGACATGGGAAAGGTGCAGATCATCGGCGGCATCGACAACCCCGCGCGCGAGGGGCTCGTGTCCCTGACCGTGAAAGGCGTCCCCTCCGTCGATGTGGTCAAAATGCTCAACGAACAGGGCATCCGCACCCACCTGCGCAAGGCGGATCATTACTCGGGCAACATCCTGACGCCCCTGGGCCTGGATGGCTGCGTGCGTGTGTCGATGTGCCACTACAATTCAGAGCACGAAGTGGCCCAATTCCTGGCCGCAATGAAATCCATCGCTGCCTAAGTCCCTATTTCTTCTTGTTGAAAAATACGGCGGGGGAGTCGCACAGCGACGGGGGCAGCGCCCCCTCCCCACTTTTCCAAGTGGAACGCCTCTTGCGGTTGCAAGTTTTCTGACATTTTCAGCACGTTACATCATGCTACTCCGAACCAAAACGTCAAACATTCTTGAACAAATGATGGAGATGCGGGACAATACTGACCTTTTCATTTTTCATCACATTAGCTAGCTTCGATGGAACAGCTGCAACAATGCTACCGCGTTTGGGGTGAACAATGGGTAATCTTAACGCAAACCGGAAATCCAGTTCAGTTGGGATTGTCGGCGACAGTGATGACGTAGAGCTGATTGAGTATTTTGAAGAAGTATTCGCAATCACCTTTTCCAACAAAGAAGCAGAGAACATCAGCACACTTGGCGAAGCTTACAAGACCATCTGCTCGAAGCTGCCACCGAATTCGGAACAACGAAAAAGATGCCTGACGGCGATGGCCTACTATCGTTTGAACCGCGCATTATGTGAAAATGGAAAAATTCATCCATCAGTTTGCATTGAAGTTCCTTCTGCAATGACCCCGAAAGACTTTCAAAAACAACTGGAGGATCGAAGCCATCTCCATCTCGAGTTTCTCACTGGAACGAGTTCTTGGGTCACTATCTTGACCTTCTTACAGTTTGTGACTTGGATCGTCGGCCCGCTCATATTCTCTGGTTCCAGTGCCGTCGCAGCCTCCCTTTCGATCTTTGCAATATCCCATGCAATATGGAGAATTGCGGAGCGTTCAGACAAGCGGGTCTGGATTTTTGAAGGAACTATTGGCGACTTGTCCCGCCGAGCTTCAGACGCAAATATTGGCGAGTTGGTTTTGTTGGGAGGCAAATGGAAAGACGCCGATGTCTGGCAAACCATGACTGCAATCATTTCAGATTTCACCGGATATCCATCAGACCAAATGAAACCAGAAACCAAATTCATCTAAAGCACATCGAACAGTCGCTGAGGGCTCAAGGCGGACCTTAACCGCCCCGAACATTTTTTCTTACTTCGGGTAGCTGCGTCAGTCTACGACTGTAGTTGTCAATCTCGACCGTCGTTCAATCACCCAAATCCGCTATCCCCCAAACAAAGCGGGACAGCTCGCACAACAAAATCCGTGGCTCGCCCCCCAATTTTTTGACGGGTGTTGAGCCACAGACCCGGCTAGCGTCTGCTGCAGCGCATTGACGGAGACAAAAGCCGATGAAAACCCACGCCCAGGCCGTTGTTATCGGGGGCGGCCTTGCCGGTTGTTCCATCCTCTACCACTTGGCCAAGCTCGGATGGACCGACAGCATCCTACTGGAACGGGACGAGCTGACCTCTGGTTCCACGTGGCACGCGGCGGCCAACATCCACGGGCTGCACGACAACAACAACATCACCCGCATCCAGCATTACACGATGAACCTGTACAAAGAGTTGGAGCAGGAAACCGGTCAGGGGTGCGGCGTGTTCCAACCCGGCTCGCTCTATCTGGCGCAGACCGAAGAGCGCGAGCATCAGCTGCGCCTACAAGAGGCCAAGGCGCGGTTCTACGGCTTGAACTTTCACGAGGTCAGCCGCGAACAAGCCAAGGAACTGCATCCGCTGGCGCAATTCGATGACATCCGCTGCATCATGTATGAACCCGATGGCGGCAACGTCGACCCTTCGGGCGTGACCCACGCCTATGCTGCGGGCGCGCGCAAGATGGGCGCCACCATCGAACGCTTCTGTCCGGTGATCGGGACCGAACAGCAAGACGACGGCTCTTGGATCGTGCGGACCGAAAAGGGCGACATTCACACGCAATGGGTGGTGAATGCGTCCGGTCTTTGGGGCCGCGAAGTTGCGGCGCTTGCAGGGTTGGAACTGCCGCTGCAGCCCACCGAGCACCAATATTTCGTAACCGAAACCATCGACGAGGTCGCCAACCTGAGCCGTCGCCTGCCTTCGATCGCTGACCGGGATGGAGAGTATTACTTCCGCCAGGAAGGCAACGGGCTGCTTATCGGAGCCTATGAAAAGGACATGAAGTTCTGGGCCGAAAACGGTACGCCGCTGGATTTTGCCCATGACCTGTTCCCCGACGATCTGGACCGGATCATGGAAAACGTGATCCGAGCCACCGAACGTGTGCCAGTTGCGGCCACAGCCGGTGTGAAACGGGTGATCAACGGCCCGATGATCTGGTCGCCGGATTCGAACGCGCTGTGGGGTCCCGTGCCTGAGTTGAAGAATTATTTCATGTGCGGTGGGATCATCCCCGGCTTCTCGCAATCGGGTGGTCTGGGCCTGTTGGCCGCGCAGTGGATGATCGAAGGCGAGCCGCAGTACGACATGTTCGCCTGGGATCTGGCGCGCTTTGGCGATTGGGCCGACAAGAAATTCACCAAGGCGCGTGTCGAAGATCAGTACACCCACCGTTTCGCCATCCACTTCCCGAACGAGGAACGCAGCGCCGGTCGCCCGGCCCGTGTGCGCCCGGCTTACGAGATGCAGAAAGAGATGGGCGCAGTGTTTGGCATGAACTGCGGCTGGGAACATCCGCTGTGGTTCGCTGACAAGCCCGGCGTTGTCGACACCAACAGCTTCACCCGCCAGAACTGGTGGGCGCCGGTGGGGGAAGAGGTTCGGATGCTGCGCGAGAATGTGGGTGTCATCGACATCTCGAATTTCGCCAACTACGTGATCAAAGGGCCCGGTGCGCAAGAGTGGCTGGACAAGCTGGTCGCCAACCGGGTGCCATCCGAAGTGGGACGCTCCTGCCTCACCCCACTCATCGGCGTGCGCGGCGGCATCGCTGGCGATTTCACCATTACCAAGGTGGCGGACGGCGAATACATGATGGTCGGCTCGGGCATGGCCGAGCGCTATCACCAACGCTTCTTCAACATGATCGACCTGCCCGAAGGCACCACGTTCGAGGTCGCCACCAACCGCATCGCGGGCTTCAATGTGGCTGGCCCCAAGGCGCGCGACATGCTGCAGCGGATGACCAACACGGATCTGTCGAACGAGGCATTCCGCTTCATGCGCTCGGCCACGATCGAGGTGGCTGGCGTGACATGCCTTGCAATCCGCGTGTCCTTCACAGGCGATCTGGGCTGGGAACTGCATTGCGCCGAAGCGGACCAGGTGCGCCTGTACACGGCCCTGATCGAACGCGCCCGCGAGTTCGACGGCGGCCCGGTGGGTGGTCGCGCGCTTGGCAGCTTGCGGATCGAAAAGGGCTATGGCTCGTGGGGTCGCGAGTACAGCCCCGAGTACTGGCCGCAAGAGGTGGCGCTGGAGCGACTGATCAAGCTCGACAAGGATTTCCTGAACAAGGACGCCTATCTGGCAGTCAAGGACAACCCGTCGCGCGAGGTTCTGTCGGTGTTCGAAGTGGATGCCGTGCATGACGCCGATGCCTCGGGTGGCGAGCCGATCTTTACCAAGGACGGCAAGTCGGTGGGTCGCGTGACCTCGGGTGCCTATGGCTATTCGGTCGGAAAATCGTTGGCCATCGGCTATGCCGACCCGTCTGTGGCTCAGCCGGGCGACGAGTTGGAGGTGTTCATTCTGGGCAAGCCTCACAAAGCGATATTTCTGGCCGAGCCGCCGTTTGACCCCAAAGGCGAACGTCTGCGGGGCTAGACCCGACCAGGGGGTGCTCCCGCCCCCGCGCGGCCCTGACTGCGTCAGCACCCCGAACGGCCTTGGGCCGGGCGCCGGGCTTTCGCCCGGCGCAGTTGCGTTCGTGGCCAGTCGCTCGCAATAGGTACAACCTTCGGCTGATCATTGATTGCAGTGCGGTGCCGGGTGCATCCGGGTACCAACCGCCGAGCGAAGCGAGGCCCGGCCCAAGGGGAGGAGGTGTTTCGCCAGAAACATCGACGACGGGCGGGAGTGCTACCGGATGGTTCTCTAACCCTCCAACTGCGTTGCCGCGTTCAATAGCCAGGACTTGAACAGCTTCACTGCCGGCGCAGGCGTGCGATCCTTGAACTTGGCGCAATAGACCCAAGGATTGATGATGTCGGTCACCATGGGCTCCACCACCAATCCGCGCTTCAGATAGGGTAGAACAACCGCGCGAGGCAGGGCAACGCAGCCCATCCCTTCGGCGGCCAGTTCCAGCGCCAGCGTGGACACATCCGTCTGATGCTGTCCGGCCGACACCAATGGCGGCAGATCGAAATGTTTCGCCACCAGCTCCCAATAGACCGGTCGACCCAGCACCTGAATGCGCTGCGCTTGGCTCAGCTGCTCGGGCCGCGACAGCAGCTCGCCATCAACTTCGAACCCCGGCGCACAGACCAGCACCAGTCGCTCTGCCCATAACTGCACCGCCCCATGCGGAATGTCTTCGGCGTAATTCATCGTGATCGAGATGTCCGAGACATCCTCGTCCACGTCAGACCAGACCGTGCCATGCACCTTGACCTGCACATCCGGATGCGCGGCCGTGAAATCCCTGAGCACCCCGGCAAGCCACATCGACGCCAGGCTGGTGGGGCAGGAGACCACCACCTCGCGCTTGCGTTTCTGCGAAATCAGGCTCTCGGTCGCCGTATCAATCTCGAGCAATGCGTGGCGCACCGATGGCAAATAGGCTTCGCCAACCTCTGTCAGAGACAACGATCGGGGCAGACGGACAAACAACGGTCGCCCGATGAATTCCTCCAACGAGCGAACGTGATTGCTGACCGCCGATTGGGTGCAGTTCAGCTCTTCTGACGCGCTGGTGAAACTCAGGTGCCGGGCTGCGGCCTCGAACGAGCGCAGAAAGGTAAGATGGGGCAGGTTTTTCATGGTGCCCACCCTATCGCGCAAAGGAGCTGCGCGCGACTGTCCTGTCTGCGCCGCAAAATGTCGCAAAAACGCGACATAGCGCCGGTTGCGATGCGCGAAATTATCCACCCCAATGCCCCACGCTTCTTTGCGTGTTGCCGGGCGCATCCCCCACTAGCTTTGATCCAACCCAATCCGCGCGCCAGATTGCCAACATGCAGGATCGCCCATGACCGCAACATTTGATCGCATCGCCGACTTTACATTTGACTTGGTTCCCGGCGATCTGGCTGAGACCACACGGGACGCAGCCGCGCTGATGCTGCTCGACACGTTGGGCATAACCATTGGATCCGGCCCGATGGAGGCAGGCGTGATCGCCCGCGACACCGCCGCGCTGCTCTATGGCTCAAGCGATCCAATGGTCACAGCCCGGATGATGTTCGACGGACGACCCGTCAGCATCGCAGGCGCCGCCTATGCCTCTGCCACCCAAACCGACAACCTAGATGGGCACGACGGATACAACCCAACCAAGGGTCACATCGGCGTCGTTGTTGTTCCGACGCTGGCCGCTTTGGCCGAGGTGACCCCCGATATCTCAGGACCAGAGGCGCTGGCCGCCGTGACCATCGGCTACGAAATTGCCGGCCGCGCTGGCTTATCGCTGCATAACACCGTCAGCGACTATCACACTTCCGGTGCTTGGAACGCGCTTGGTGTCGTCGCAATGGCCGCGCGCATGAAAGGCATGAACCGTGAACAGATGCGGCAAGCCCTTGGCATCGCGGAATACCACGGCCCCCGCAGTCAGATGATGCGCGAGATTGCAAACCCAACGATGCTGCATGACGGTTCGGGCTGGGGCGCGATGGTCGGCTTGTCAGCGGTCGTGCTGGCCGAGCAAGGGTTTACCGGAGCCCCTGCCATCACCATCGAGGCCGATGAGGTTCTGAAGCACTGGGAGGATCTGGGCCACTTCTGGCAGATGGAGCATCAATACGTGAAACCCTATCCGATCTGCCGATGGGCCCATGCGGCCATCGACGGGGCGCGGGCGATCATGCTCGAACATGACCTGTCTCACACAGACATCAAACATGTGCAGGTCAACAGCTTCTACCAGGCCGCTTGCTTGTTCCGTGACGTGCCCGACAACACCTCAAAAGCGCAATATTCGCTTCCCTTCGCGGTCGCGGCGCAAATCGTTCATGGCCGGATTGGGGTCGAGCAGATCTCTGGCACGGGTCTTAGCGACGCAACCGTCATCGACGTGATGTCGCGCATCTCGGTGGCCGAGACCGACAAACACAGCACCCGCTTCCCCGTGGGCCGTTGGGCCGACGTTCAGATCACCACCACTGACGGCCGAGTTCTGGACTCCGGAGACATCCATGCCCGTGGCGGGCCCGAGGCCCCCATGAGCCGCGACGAGGTCATAGCCAAGTTCATGGAATTCGCCACCCCCTCGCTGGGTGAGACCCGCGCCGCCGCGATCCGCGATGCGGCCTTGGGCCTGACCCGACCCGAAAGCAAGCTTTCGGATCTGACACAACACCTCTACGACGCCCCGGAGGCGTAAACATATAATGGCACGAGACCGAAGAAGCGGCGGTCGCCGCGGGAAATCCACGCGTACAGGCGGCAGCATTGATCAGTTGCCCTGGCAGCAGGTACAGAACCACTATCCACCGTTCGAGCTGCTGAACCCGGACCAGATGGACCAGCTGCACGCCACGTCCATGCGCATCCTGTCCGAGGCGGGCATTCGCGTGATGGGCGACAACGTGATGGACATCTTTGAGCGCGCCGGTGCCATTGTCGACCGCGAGTCAAAGACGATCCGCATGGACGAAAGCATCGTGACTGAGGCACTGAAAACCGTACCGTCACAGTTCACCTTGACCGCCCGCAACCGCGCCAAGCGGATCATCATGGGTGGAAACCACGTCAACTTTGGCCTGGTGGCTGGTCCCCCCAACGTCCACGACCGTATCAACGGACGGCGGCAGGGGAACTACACGGACTACTGCAATTTCATCAAATTGGCGCATCATTTCAACGCGGTGAACCTGATCGGCAATCAGGTGATGGCGCCCATTGAAATGCCTGCCAACAACCGACATCTGGACACCTATCTGGCCAACCTGGCTTATTCCGATCTGTCATTCCACTGCACCGCAATTGGCCGGGGTCGTGCGATGGACGGGATCAACATGATGGCCATCACGCGCGGGCAGAGCCCTGAAGAAATGCGGGATGACCCCGGCGTGATCACTATTATTTCGGTCAACTCTCCGCGCCTGTTTGATGACGCCATGGGGGACGGGCTAATCGCCATGGCCGAATACGGCCAGCCGGTGACGGTGACGCCTTTTACCCTCATGGGCGCGATGACCCCGGTGACCCTGCCCGCCGCTTTGGCTCAGCAGAACGCCGAAGCGTTGTTTGGCGTGGTACTGACTCAGCTGGTGCAACCCGGCACGCCGGTCATGTATGGCTCGTTCACGTCAAATGTCGACATGCGCTCGGGCGCGCCCGCGTTTGGGACGCCCGAGAATGCCAAGGCCAACATCGTCGGCGGGCAACTGGCGCGGCGCTATGGCATCCCCTACCGCACCTCAAACGCCAACGCTTCAAATGCCGTCGATCTGCAAGCAGCCTATGAAACGATGATGGCCACCTGGGGCGCGGTTCTGGGTGGGGCAAACATCGTCTATCACGCGGCGGGCTGGTTAGAGGGTGGGCTGACTGCGTCTTACGAGAAATTCATCATGGATGTAGAGATCATCCAGAACATGATCGAATTCCTGAAACCGATGAAGTTTGACGAGGCCGAGTTGGGCTTTGACGCCATCCAATCGGTGCCGACGGGCGGGCACTTCTTCGGCGCAGAACACACGATGGAACGGTATGAGACTGCCTTCTACCGTCCAATCCTGTCGGATTGGCAAAACTACGAAAACTGGGAGGCCGCAGGCGCCAAGGACGCGGCCGAACGCGCAACGGAGGTCTGGCAACAAGCCTTGCGCGACTATCAAGAGCCCGCAATGGACCCGGCCATCCGCGAAGAGCTGGACGCCTATGTCGCCAAACGCAAGGAAGAGATTGGCGGAGGTGAACCTTAGGTTTCGCTCAGCTCGTATTCGGCCAACAGGTGATAGGTCGGCCCTTCGGGACGCAAGATTGACTCGTAGAGGCCAAAACGGGCCACAAGACCCGCCTCGTGTGAAAATCCGGCCTCACCGCTCAGGAATGGCCCGACCGCGCTTGCGTCATGGGGCCTCAGCCTGGCCAGCGTCACATGCGGGTGAAACTTTCTCCGCTGCAACACGATGCCGACACGCCGCGTGGCCTTTGCGATGGCCCGATGCAGGGCAGTCAGCGCGTCCGAGGGTTCGACCTCGGCATGAACGGTCCGTGGGGTTTGCCCCCCAAAGCACCCGACGCCCCGTAGGTACAACTCAAAGGCCGGGGGTTTGAGCAAAGACAGTTCTTCGTGCAGCGCCTCCAACGTCTCCTCGGGCTGGTCATCCAGAAAGGTTAGCGTCACGTGCAAATTGTCAGGGTCAACAAGGCGACCGGCCCGCAGATTGCGCTGCAGGCCGGTCAGAACCGATCTTGTCTGAGGGGAGAGAGCGATGGCAAGAAAGCTGCGCATGGTGTCAGCCTAGTCCTGCCGACAAGATCGGTTCAATGGTGTTTCACAGGCGGTCAAAGAGCCGCCCCGGCAACCGGTCATGGCGCGGTAGATTCAACGCCTGCATCAGGCAGAAAGTCATTGCCTGGTTCGATGTCACCACCGGTTTGCCCAACGCCGCCTCAATGCGTTCAATCGCCTCGACCGAGCGCATGTCGGTGCAGCTGAGTACGATGGCCTGAGCCTCTGGGTGATCCGCCCGACAAGCCAGGTCGAACACCTCGTCCGGGGTCAGCTCTCCCTGGCCATAATTGCCCAGCTCGCGACCAACATTCGCGCATTTGACCGTCTCGATGCCATTCTCTGTCATGAACGCCATCGCCTGTTCGTTGACTTCGCCCAGGTAGGGTGACGAGAACCCTACTTTGGTCGCGCCAAGAGCCTTGATCCCGGCTATCAGCGACCCAGCAGCGGTGAGAGACGCCGCGCCAGAGCCTGCCTTGATCTGTCCCGCAAGGTCGGCATCGAATGACGGCCCGTGCGTCAAAGTGGCCGAGGTGCAACCATAGAGAACCACGTCAGGCCGAACGCCCGAGATCATCCGCAGGTCATGACTGATGTCGGAAGCCCCCAGCCCGGCCATCTGATCCGAGCCGGGGATTTCATCGACGTCATAACCGCCCATACGCTGAAAATGCACTGTGGTGTTTGGTGGCCGCATCAGCTCCATATCAGGCTCTAAATTGGTGTTTGTGAAAGGCACAAGCACCCCAATCTTTGCCGCAGTTCGGGTTTCAGTCATTTCAGCGCTCCCTTTAGAACGTCGCGTGCCCGGTCCATGACCTCGGGCGCACAAATGGTGGCGCGCAGGCAATCGGACAGGCCATAGCCCCCCATGCCGCGCATCAACAGGTTCTCGGCCCGCAACGCCTGATCTGCTGCTTGCGCCTGCTCCGGCGAGGCAAAGCGCAACAACACAAAATTT from Falsiruegeria litorea R37 encodes the following:
- the betB gene encoding betaine-aldehyde dehydrogenase — translated: MKFQPTASHFINGEYVEDTAGEQIDVIYPATGEVIAKLHSATPAIIDQALNAAQAAQAEWAAMSGTERGRVLRRAADIMRDRNRELSILETHDTGKPLQETLVADATSGADALEYFGGLAASLTGEHIPLGGGDFVYTIREALGVCVGIGAWNYPTQIACWKGAPALTCGNTMVFKPSETTPLSALKVAEILIEAGAPKGVYNVVQGYGNVGASLITDDRVAKVSLTGSVPTGRKVYAAAADGMKHVTMELGGKSPMIVFDDADMENAVSGAILGNFYSSGQVCSNGTRVFVQKGIKEAFLNRLSERLATAKIGDPLDEDVNFGPMVSENQMNIALGYIEKGKAEGARLVFGGARIEGDGFYMQPTVFADVTDDMTIAREEIFGPVMSVLDFDTEDEVLARANDTEFGLAAGVFTNDLTRGHRIVAGFEAGTCYINTYNLAPVEAPFGGSKMSGVGRENSKLAINHFSEMKTVYVSMNDVEAPY
- a CDS encoding lactoylglutathione lyase family protein; translation: MSQYPRTFSHIGLSVPNVDAAVEFYSKVMGFYVIMPPTDVTEDDSDIGVMCTDVFGPEWRKLRIAHMATGDRVGIELFEFDGNYPPENNMDFRRNGTFHFCIQDPDVEGLVEKIVAAGGKQRMPIRYYYPGEKPYRMVYVEDPFGIVFELYSHSYELTYSSGAYSSQGQDPSQTDE
- a CDS encoding aminotransferase class V-fold PLP-dependent enzyme, encoding MTHITPELLTDIRDRFAQIDHCPQQGERIFFENAGGALTLNSVVDTSQAYAAIPDNQGRDNPGSHELVRVITKAKEDMAVFMNAPGGQFFVGESGTELLFRLIMNACLGTGAGQVLGTTLEHPATRSACDRWARVAGQSHVLVAHDDDTGTVTADAYAAKVTPDTKVATIVHTSPVTGMGVDVESVVKAIRAVAPECFIIVDGIQHAAHGRIDLTAYDVDGYVISPYKVFSRHGYGVAWISDRLTHLPHNSLIDGPEDNWEMGTRDTGSYATMSNVVSYFEWLGEQVSDAATSNPKDRRAKFVAAGEAIHAQEKALTDAMIHGTGNLAGLKDMGKVQIIGGIDNPAREGLVSLTVKGVPSVDVVKMLNEQGIRTHLRKADHYSGNILTPLGLDGCVRVSMCHYNSEHEVAQFLAAMKSIAA
- a CDS encoding GcvT family protein: MKTHAQAVVIGGGLAGCSILYHLAKLGWTDSILLERDELTSGSTWHAAANIHGLHDNNNITRIQHYTMNLYKELEQETGQGCGVFQPGSLYLAQTEEREHQLRLQEAKARFYGLNFHEVSREQAKELHPLAQFDDIRCIMYEPDGGNVDPSGVTHAYAAGARKMGATIERFCPVIGTEQQDDGSWIVRTEKGDIHTQWVVNASGLWGREVAALAGLELPLQPTEHQYFVTETIDEVANLSRRLPSIADRDGEYYFRQEGNGLLIGAYEKDMKFWAENGTPLDFAHDLFPDDLDRIMENVIRATERVPVAATAGVKRVINGPMIWSPDSNALWGPVPELKNYFMCGGIIPGFSQSGGLGLLAAQWMIEGEPQYDMFAWDLARFGDWADKKFTKARVEDQYTHRFAIHFPNEERSAGRPARVRPAYEMQKEMGAVFGMNCGWEHPLWFADKPGVVDTNSFTRQNWWAPVGEEVRMLRENVGVIDISNFANYVIKGPGAQEWLDKLVANRVPSEVGRSCLTPLIGVRGGIAGDFTITKVADGEYMMVGSGMAERYHQRFFNMIDLPEGTTFEVATNRIAGFNVAGPKARDMLQRMTNTDLSNEAFRFMRSATIEVAGVTCLAIRVSFTGDLGWELHCAEADQVRLYTALIERAREFDGGPVGGRALGSLRIEKGYGSWGREYSPEYWPQEVALERLIKLDKDFLNKDAYLAVKDNPSREVLSVFEVDAVHDADASGGEPIFTKDGKSVGRVTSGAYGYSVGKSLAIGYADPSVAQPGDELEVFILGKPHKAIFLAEPPFDPKGERLRG
- a CDS encoding LysR substrate-binding domain-containing protein codes for the protein MKNLPHLTFLRSFEAAARHLSFTSASEELNCTQSAVSNHVRSLEEFIGRPLFVRLPRSLSLTEVGEAYLPSVRHALLEIDTATESLISQKRKREVVVSCPTSLASMWLAGVLRDFTAAHPDVQVKVHGTVWSDVDEDVSDISITMNYAEDIPHGAVQLWAERLVLVCAPGFEVDGELLSRPEQLSQAQRIQVLGRPVYWELVAKHFDLPPLVSAGQHQTDVSTLALELAAEGMGCVALPRAVVLPYLKRGLVVEPMVTDIINPWVYCAKFKDRTPAPAVKLFKSWLLNAATQLEG